TCGGCGTCTCGGGCTGGAGCGAGGGCGGATTGCTGACGTCGTGGCTGATCGCGCGCGATCACCGCTGGCGCGCGGCGATGTCGGGCGCCGCCGTCAACGACTGGACCGGCTACGCCGACCTGACCGACGCGAAAGACTTCGCACCCTCGTTCATCGGCCCGTCGCCGTGGACCAGCGATCGAATGCGCGCATTCTACGACGCCGAGTCGCCGCTGACGTACGCCGCCGACGTACGCACGCCGACGCTCATCATGACCGATGCCGGCGACTTTCGCGTTCCGACGCCGCTCGCGTACGAGTTCTACCATGCCGTCCGCGCGACCGGGACGCCGGTCGAGATGGTCGTCTTCCCGGTGAACGGCCACAGCCCCAGCGACCCGCTGCACCGGGAGGATCGCATACACCGCTGGGTCGATTGGTTCGCCAGGCACTTGTGAGGCATCACGCATGATCGCATCCCTGCTCTTCGCCGCCGTCGCGCTTGCGCCGGCGGGGCCCTCCGCTGCACCGGCGCCGGCGCCGGCCGCACCGGCGACGGCCGCGCCCGCGGCGCCGAAACCGCTGACGCTCGAAGCGCTGCGGCAAACCGTCTCGGTGCGCGAGCCGGCGATCTCGCCGGACGGCAAGCGGATCGCCTACGTGCGCGGCGTCGGTGACTTCAAAGCGGACGTCGAGAAGACGGAGCTGATCCTCGTCGACGTCGCGAGCGGCGCGCGGCGCGTGCTGACGCAAGACCGCAGCGACGTCTCGAACCCCGCGTGGTCGCCGGACGGGACACGGATCGCGTTCCTCGCCGCGCCGGCGAAAGACGAGATGCCCGAGATCTACGTGCTCTCGCTCGACGGCGGCGACGCGCAGCGCATCACGCACGTGCGCGGGACGATCGGCGGTTTCGCATGGCGCCCTGACGGCCGCGCATTCGCGTTCACGCTGCGCGACCCGCAATCCGGCGCCGGCCCCGCGCCGTCGCCCTCGCCCGGAGCTGCGAAACCCTCACCGTCACCGACGCCGAAAGGTTACGTCGAAGCGTTCACCGTCACCGACGAGCACTACCTCACCCGCGCGCCCTCGCGCCCGTCGCACCTGTGGACGATCGACGCCGACGGCGCGAACCCGCACCAGATCACGCACGGCGCGGCCAGCGACAGCGGGCGGATCGACTGGCTTCCCGGCGCGAAACAGATCGTGCTCACCGAACAGCCCGACGCGATCTTCGCGCACCTCACCAAGCAGCACGCCGTCGTCGTCGACCTCGCACGCGGAACCACTCGTCCGCTGCGCGCTGGGACGGTCGACGGCGGTGCGGTGCTCTCGCCCGATGGCGCGCGCGCGGCGGTGCGCGTGCCGCGCCACGCCAACGTGTACTTGCAGAACGACCTCGCCGTTCGTCGCGTGAGCGACGGCGCCGACGTGTCGAACACCGTCGCGCTGGACCGCAACGTGCGCTGGTGGGACTGGCTCGACGACCGCACCGTGCTGGTCGGCGCCGCCGACGGCGTGCGCCAGTATCTCTGGCGCATCCCGGCCGACGGCGGCGCGGCGGCGCGCTACGACTTGGGCGAGGTCGACTTCGGCAACGACGCGACGGTCGCGCGCGACGGAACGATCGCGTTCGTCGGCCATCTTCCCGACGGCGCCGGCGAGCTGTACGTGCTGCGCCGCAACGCGAAGCCGGTCGCGCTCAGCGACGAGAACGGCTGGCTGCGCGGCTACGCGCTCGGCCGCTCGCAGCGCATCGACTGGACCTCCGACGGCATGAACGTCGACGGCGTGCTGACCTACCCGCCGAACTATACCGCCGGCAAGCAATATCCGCTCGTGCTCGTCATCCACGGCGGCCCGGTCGGGACCTCGACGCGCGCGTTCAACGGGCTCGCGCAGCTGCTCGCATCGCACGGAGATCTCGTGCTGCAGCCGAACTACCGCGGCAGCGACAACTCCGGCGATGCGTTTCTGCAGGCGATCGTCGGTCCGGTCACCAGCGGCCCCGGCCGCGACAACCTCGCCGGCGTCGAAGCGGTGAAGAAGATGGGGATCGTCGATCCCGCGCGGATCGGCGTCTCCGGCTGGTCGGGCGGCGGCCTGCAAACGTCGTGGCTGATCGGCCACGCGACGTTCTGGCGCGCGGCGCTCAGCGGCGCCGCGGTGGACGACTGGTTCGAGCAGGCGACGCTCGCCGACATCAACGAGGAGTTCGCCGCGACGTTCCTCGGCGGCGCGACGCCGTGGACCGCCGACGGCCGCGCGAAGTACCGCGACGAGTCGCCGATCACGTACGCGAAGAACGTCAAAACGCCGACGCTGATCCTCACCGACAGCAGCGACCAGCGCGTTCCGATCTCGCAGTCGTTCGCGTTCTACCGCGCGCTGCAAGGCAACGGCGTCGACGTGCGCATGATCGAGTTCCCGCGCGTCGGCCACAACCCGACCGATCCGGTCGGCCGCGAAGCGCGCGTTCGCATCTGGACCGAGTGGTTCGACAAGTGGCTGAAGTGATGCAACGGCTCGCCCTTGCGCTCACGGCCGCGGCGAGCGCCGTGATGCTGCTCGGCGCCGCGCCGCGCCCGCTCGAGCTCGGCGATTTGCGCCGGCTGGTGACGTACGGAAACGTTGCGATCGCGCCCGACGGACGGCACGTCGCCGCGATCGAGCGCCGCGCCGACTACAAAGAGAACAGAATGCTCGCGCGCCTCGTCCTCATCGACGTGCGCACGCGCGCGAAGCGCGTCCTCACACCGGACCGCAACAGCGTCTCGAGCGCGGTCTGGTCGCCGAGCGGCGACCGTATCGCGTTCCTGAGCGCGGGCGGTGAGAAGAAGACTCCGCAAGTCTGGGTGCTCCCCGTCGACGGCGGCGAGGCGATGCGCCTCACCGACGCCGAGCGCGGCGTCGAGGGTTTCGCCTGGCGCCCCGACGGCCATGAGATCGCGTACGTCACCGCTGACGAGCCGGCGAACAAGAAAGAGATCGGCGCGCACGACGACGCGTTCACCGTCACGCGAGAAGCCTGGACGGCGCACGCCGCCGCGACGCCTTCGCACATCTGGCTGATCGCCGCCGGCGGCGGCACGGCGCACCGCCTCACCTCCGGAACGTGGAGCGTTGCGGGCGGCGACCTCGCCTATCGGCCCGACGGACGCGCGATCGCGTTCTCACGCAACCCCGACGGCACGGTCGACACGGTCCTCCGCACGACGATCGGTCTCGCCGACACGAAAACCGGCCGGGTGACCACGTTCGGCGAGCTCGGAAGTAACGGCCCGAGGTTCGACCGCACCGGGACGTTCCTGACGTACAACCGCCCGAACGCGATCGCCGACGTGCAGAGCGACATCGTCCTCGCGAACGCCGACGGCGCGCGTGCGGCTGACCTAGGCGCGAAGCTGGACCTGGACGCCGCGGGCGCGGAGTTCTTGCCGGACGGCTCGCTCATCACCGCCGCGACGTACGGGACGCATTCGCACCTCTTCACGCTCGAACGCAGCGGAGCGGTGACGATGCTTCGAACCGGAGATGTGAACGTCAATGCGCCGTCGGTCGCGCGCGACGGCACCGTCGCGTTCTCCGGATCGACTGCGACCGATCCGTCCGAGATCTACGTCTTTCACATCCCGGGCAACGTCGTCGTCCGCAAGACCCCGCATGATCCGTTTCCGGGCCTGCAGCGCCTGACCTCGGCGAACGGCTGGCTCGCCGCGCACGCGCTCGGCACGAAGCGCACGCTGGCGTACCACGGCGCGGACGGAACGCCGCTCGACGCGGTGATCACCGAACCGCCCGGCTTCACGAAAGGCAAGAAGTACCCGCTCGTCCTGCTGATCCACGGGGGCCCGACCGGGGCGTCGCGCGCGCAGTTCAGCTCGCTGACCGCGCTGATGGCCGCGCGCGGCTGGCTCGTGATGGAGCCGAACTACCGCGGCAGCGACAACCACGGCGCGAAGTCCATCGCGACCTCGCTCGGCAAGCCGATGTCGGTCGCGGGTCAGGACATTCTGGACGCCATCGGGATCCTCGAGCGCGAAGGGATCGTCGACAGCGCGCGCATCGGGGTCTCCGGGTGGTCGGCCGGCGGGATGATGACGTCGTGGCTGATCACGCACGACACGCGCTGGCGCGCCGCGCTCAGCGGTGCCGGCGTCGACTCGCTGGTCGGCGTCGCCACGATGAGCGACGTGAACTCCTACGCGCCCGCGCTCTTGCGCGGCGACCCGTGGGCCGATTCGGCGGCGATGCAGCGCGCGCTCGAAGAGTCGCCGCTCACCTACGCCGACCGCGTGAAAACACCGACGCTGATCGTCACCGATGCCGGCGACCAGCGCGTCCCGACACCGCTCTCGTACGAGTTCTACCACGCGATCCGCGCGACCGGAACGCCCGTCGAGCTGCTGGTCTATCCCGTCAACGGCCACTTCCCGACCGACCCGCTCCACGCCGAAGACGTCAACCGCCGCTGGATCGACTGGTTCGCCAAGCACTTCTGAGCGCGGGAAGGACGAGTCCGCTTCCTCCCTAAGCTCCTTCGCCCAAACCTATCCGCCGAAGGAGGGACGCACATGACGCCTTCTCGCAGCGCATTTCTGGCCGGCGCCGCCGGCGCGGCGGCCGCGACCGTCGCGGCGCCGACGATGATCGCCGCGGCCAGCCCCGCCGCCGTCGCCGCGGCGACCCGCGGCATGACCTTCACCACCCTGCGCGACGGGGGTGTCGACCACGTCGGCGTTCGCACCGCGCGCGGGATCGTCGATGTCGCGCGCGCCGCCAAGGCGCTCGGCATCGCCTCGCCGCCGCTGACGGTCGACGACGTGATCGCGGGCCGCGGCGACGTCGCCGCGCTCCCGCGCATCGTCAAAGACGCGCCGGCGTCGTCGATTCGCAGCGAAGGCTCGGTGCAGTACGGGCCGGTGGTGACCGCGCCGCCGAAGATCGTCTGCGTCGGTTTGAACTACCGCGCGCACATCGAGGAGACCGGCGAGAAGCCGCCGCCGTTCCCCGACCTGTTCAACAAGTACAACACCGCGCTGAACCGCCACAACGGAACCGTCGCGGTCTCGAAGTGTCCGGCGGTGAAGTTCGACTACGAGTCCGAGCTGGTGATGATCGTCGGCAAGACCGCGCGCAACGTGCCGGAAGCCGACGCGCTCGGCTACGTCTTCGGCTACACGACCGGCAACGACTTCACCGCGCGCGATCCGCAGCAGCGCGTCTCGCAGTGGATGACCGGCAAGACGCCGGACGAGTTCGCGCCGATCGGACCCTGGCTCGTCACCGCCGACCAGATCCCGAACCCGCAGACGCTCCAGATTCAAACCTGGGTGAACGACGAGACGACGCCGCGCCAAGACGCCAACACCGCGCAGATGATCTTCAACTGCGCGCACATCCTGAGCTACACCTCGACGTTCATCACGCTCGTCCCCGGCGACGTCATCTTCACCGGCACGCCGAGCGGCGTGATCACCGGCTATCCCAAGGACAAGCAAGTCTGGCTCAAACCCGGCGACCGCGTCCGCACCACGATCTCGAAGATCGGAGAGCTGCACTTCACCTTGACGTGAAGGCTTCGGCGCCGCTCCGCAGAGTCGCGACCGTCCTCGGGGTCGTCTT
This genomic window from Candidatus Eremiobacterota bacterium contains:
- a CDS encoding S9 family peptidase gives rise to the protein MIASLLFAAVALAPAGPSAAPAPAPAAPATAAPAAPKPLTLEALRQTVSVREPAISPDGKRIAYVRGVGDFKADVEKTELILVDVASGARRVLTQDRSDVSNPAWSPDGTRIAFLAAPAKDEMPEIYVLSLDGGDAQRITHVRGTIGGFAWRPDGRAFAFTLRDPQSGAGPAPSPSPGAAKPSPSPTPKGYVEAFTVTDEHYLTRAPSRPSHLWTIDADGANPHQITHGAASDSGRIDWLPGAKQIVLTEQPDAIFAHLTKQHAVVVDLARGTTRPLRAGTVDGGAVLSPDGARAAVRVPRHANVYLQNDLAVRRVSDGADVSNTVALDRNVRWWDWLDDRTVLVGAADGVRQYLWRIPADGGAAARYDLGEVDFGNDATVARDGTIAFVGHLPDGAGELYVLRRNAKPVALSDENGWLRGYALGRSQRIDWTSDGMNVDGVLTYPPNYTAGKQYPLVLVIHGGPVGTSTRAFNGLAQLLASHGDLVLQPNYRGSDNSGDAFLQAIVGPVTSGPGRDNLAGVEAVKKMGIVDPARIGVSGWSGGGLQTSWLIGHATFWRAALSGAAVDDWFEQATLADINEEFAATFLGGATPWTADGRAKYRDESPITYAKNVKTPTLILTDSSDQRVPISQSFAFYRALQGNGVDVRMIEFPRVGHNPTDPVGREARVRIWTEWFDKWLK
- a CDS encoding S9 family peptidase — its product is MMQRLALALTAAASAVMLLGAAPRPLELGDLRRLVTYGNVAIAPDGRHVAAIERRADYKENRMLARLVLIDVRTRAKRVLTPDRNSVSSAVWSPSGDRIAFLSAGGEKKTPQVWVLPVDGGEAMRLTDAERGVEGFAWRPDGHEIAYVTADEPANKKEIGAHDDAFTVTREAWTAHAAATPSHIWLIAAGGGTAHRLTSGTWSVAGGDLAYRPDGRAIAFSRNPDGTVDTVLRTTIGLADTKTGRVTTFGELGSNGPRFDRTGTFLTYNRPNAIADVQSDIVLANADGARAADLGAKLDLDAAGAEFLPDGSLITAATYGTHSHLFTLERSGAVTMLRTGDVNVNAPSVARDGTVAFSGSTATDPSEIYVFHIPGNVVVRKTPHDPFPGLQRLTSANGWLAAHALGTKRTLAYHGADGTPLDAVITEPPGFTKGKKYPLVLLIHGGPTGASRAQFSSLTALMAARGWLVMEPNYRGSDNHGAKSIATSLGKPMSVAGQDILDAIGILEREGIVDSARIGVSGWSAGGMMTSWLITHDTRWRAALSGAGVDSLVGVATMSDVNSYAPALLRGDPWADSAAMQRALEESPLTYADRVKTPTLIVTDAGDQRVPTPLSYEFYHAIRATGTPVELLVYPVNGHFPTDPLHAEDVNRRWIDWFAKHF
- a CDS encoding fumarylacetoacetate hydrolase family protein, with amino-acid sequence MTFTTLRDGGVDHVGVRTARGIVDVARAAKALGIASPPLTVDDVIAGRGDVAALPRIVKDAPASSIRSEGSVQYGPVVTAPPKIVCVGLNYRAHIEETGEKPPPFPDLFNKYNTALNRHNGTVAVSKCPAVKFDYESELVMIVGKTARNVPEADALGYVFGYTTGNDFTARDPQQRVSQWMTGKTPDEFAPIGPWLVTADQIPNPQTLQIQTWVNDETTPRQDANTAQMIFNCAHILSYTSTFITLVPGDVIFTGTPSGVITGYPKDKQVWLKPGDRVRTTISKIGELHFTLT